From a region of the Narcine bancroftii isolate sNarBan1 chromosome 5, sNarBan1.hap1, whole genome shotgun sequence genome:
- the LOC138764843 gene encoding SLAM family member 7-like isoform X2: MLSNFKMWELLRTGHGAPPRTVNGTLGQSIVLSLAHQVTNVDEVSWKYLETRHRIARYLNHNVSYFGPDEYRRRLIFHPRNFSLEIRDLWKNDTGFYAMVIVDSSGMETVHEIQLVVYEPVSGTHIMVHSITRNCNATLTCSATFGNPTSFRWWKEGEALGDNSTDLKYEETIEVNYTAEVVDVVYWCEARNPVSEDRAQIRLWNSCRQNKPDHEPLKTGLIFGAVFCILAIVLVFLWEKRHLVFSARVYQKGNGAGRNNSADPKIPETIYSQVQIKSQTTPEENKVVDMESKTLYITVGAQVMVPPSSC; encoded by the exons CTGGACATGGAGCTCCCCCTCGCACTGTGAATGGAACACTGGGACAGTCAATCGTCTTATCTCTTGCACACCAAGTTACTAATGTTGATGAGGTTTCATGGAAATATCTAGAAACCAGACATAGAATAGCAAGATACTTAAACCACAATGTTTCCTACTTTGGACCTGATGAGTATCGGCGACGGTTGATTTTTCATCCCAGGAACTTCAGTCTGGAAATCCGTGATTTATGGAAAAACGACACTGGTTTTTATGCGATGGTTATTGTTGATAGTTCAGGAATGGAAACCGTGCATGAAATTCAACTGGTGGTGTATG AGCCTGTGTCAGGAACACACATCATGGTCCACAGCATCACCAGGAACTGTAATGCCACCCTGACCTGCTCTGCGACCTTTGGTAACCCCACCAGCTTTagatggtggaaggagggagaagcTCTGGGAGATAACAGCACCGATCTGAAATACGAAGAGACCATAGAGGTCAATTACACAGCAGAGGTCGTAGATGTAGTGTACTGGTGCGAGGCCAGGAACCCGGTCAGTGAGGACAGGGCACAGATCCGGCTATGGAACTCCTGCAGACAGAACAAACCTG ATCATGAACCATTAAAGACTGGATTAATCTTTGGAGCTGTGTTTTGTATCCTGGCCATCGTACTTGTCTTTCTGTGGGAGAAACGGCACTTGGTTTTCTCGGCCAGGGTCTACCAAAAGGGGAATGGTGCAGGAAGAAACAACTCTGCAG ATCCGAAGATTCCAGAAACCATCTATTCACAAGTCCAGATAAAAAGCCAGACAACACCAGAAGAAAACAAAGTG GTTGACATGGAGTCGAAGACATTATACATAACTGTTGGGGCCCAAGTTATGGTGCCACCCTCTAGCTGCTGA
- the LOC138764843 gene encoding SLAM family member 5-like isoform X1 has translation MLSNFKMWELLRSEFYLLCVTLLAVYRAGHGAPPRTVNGTLGQSIVLSLAHQVTNVDEVSWKYLETRHRIARYLNHNVSYFGPDEYRRRLIFHPRNFSLEIRDLWKNDTGFYAMVIVDSSGMETVHEIQLVVYEPVSGTHIMVHSITRNCNATLTCSATFGNPTSFRWWKEGEALGDNSTDLKYEETIEVNYTAEVVDVVYWCEARNPVSEDRAQIRLWNSCRQNKPDHEPLKTGLIFGAVFCILAIVLVFLWEKRHLVFSARVYQKGNGAGRNNSADPKIPETIYSQVQIKSQTTPEENKVVDMESKTLYITVGAQVMVPPSSC, from the exons CTGGACATGGAGCTCCCCCTCGCACTGTGAATGGAACACTGGGACAGTCAATCGTCTTATCTCTTGCACACCAAGTTACTAATGTTGATGAGGTTTCATGGAAATATCTAGAAACCAGACATAGAATAGCAAGATACTTAAACCACAATGTTTCCTACTTTGGACCTGATGAGTATCGGCGACGGTTGATTTTTCATCCCAGGAACTTCAGTCTGGAAATCCGTGATTTATGGAAAAACGACACTGGTTTTTATGCGATGGTTATTGTTGATAGTTCAGGAATGGAAACCGTGCATGAAATTCAACTGGTGGTGTATG AGCCTGTGTCAGGAACACACATCATGGTCCACAGCATCACCAGGAACTGTAATGCCACCCTGACCTGCTCTGCGACCTTTGGTAACCCCACCAGCTTTagatggtggaaggagggagaagcTCTGGGAGATAACAGCACCGATCTGAAATACGAAGAGACCATAGAGGTCAATTACACAGCAGAGGTCGTAGATGTAGTGTACTGGTGCGAGGCCAGGAACCCGGTCAGTGAGGACAGGGCACAGATCCGGCTATGGAACTCCTGCAGACAGAACAAACCTG ATCATGAACCATTAAAGACTGGATTAATCTTTGGAGCTGTGTTTTGTATCCTGGCCATCGTACTTGTCTTTCTGTGGGAGAAACGGCACTTGGTTTTCTCGGCCAGGGTCTACCAAAAGGGGAATGGTGCAGGAAGAAACAACTCTGCAG ATCCGAAGATTCCAGAAACCATCTATTCACAAGTCCAGATAAAAAGCCAGACAACACCAGAAGAAAACAAAGTG GTTGACATGGAGTCGAAGACATTATACATAACTGTTGGGGCCCAAGTTATGGTGCCACCCTCTAGCTGCTGA
- the LOC138764843 gene encoding SLAM family member 5-like isoform X3 produces MLSNFKMWELLRSEFYLLCVTLLAVYRAGHGAPPRTVNGTLGQSIVLSLAHQVTNVDEVSWKYLETRHRIARYLNHNVSYFGPDEYRRRLIFHPRNFSLEIRDLWKNDTGFYAMVIVDSSGMETVHEIQLVVYEPVSGTHIMVHSITRNCNATLTCSATFGNPTSFRWWKEGEALGDNSTDLKYEETIEVNYTAEVVDVVYWCEARNPVSEDRAQIRLWNSCRQNKPDHEPLKTGLIFGAVFCILAIVLVFLWEKRHLVFSARVYQKGNGAGRNNSAG; encoded by the exons CTGGACATGGAGCTCCCCCTCGCACTGTGAATGGAACACTGGGACAGTCAATCGTCTTATCTCTTGCACACCAAGTTACTAATGTTGATGAGGTTTCATGGAAATATCTAGAAACCAGACATAGAATAGCAAGATACTTAAACCACAATGTTTCCTACTTTGGACCTGATGAGTATCGGCGACGGTTGATTTTTCATCCCAGGAACTTCAGTCTGGAAATCCGTGATTTATGGAAAAACGACACTGGTTTTTATGCGATGGTTATTGTTGATAGTTCAGGAATGGAAACCGTGCATGAAATTCAACTGGTGGTGTATG AGCCTGTGTCAGGAACACACATCATGGTCCACAGCATCACCAGGAACTGTAATGCCACCCTGACCTGCTCTGCGACCTTTGGTAACCCCACCAGCTTTagatggtggaaggagggagaagcTCTGGGAGATAACAGCACCGATCTGAAATACGAAGAGACCATAGAGGTCAATTACACAGCAGAGGTCGTAGATGTAGTGTACTGGTGCGAGGCCAGGAACCCGGTCAGTGAGGACAGGGCACAGATCCGGCTATGGAACTCCTGCAGACAGAACAAACCTG ATCATGAACCATTAAAGACTGGATTAATCTTTGGAGCTGTGTTTTGTATCCTGGCCATCGTACTTGTCTTTCTGTGGGAGAAACGGCACTTGGTTTTCTCGGCCAGGGTCTACCAAAAGGGGAATGGTGCAGGAAGAAACAACTCTGCAG GTTGA